The Apium graveolens cultivar Ventura chromosome 6, ASM990537v1, whole genome shotgun sequence genome contains a region encoding:
- the LOC141667108 gene encoding bifunctional protein FolD 1, mitochondrial-like isoform X1: MLAMGRDPLFIPCAPKACIELLLRQGTEIASSGVVVLGKSKISGLPISLLLQSHLATVSTLHTCSDNLEIVTRQADIIVSDVGIPDMVRGHWLKPEAVVIDMGAKQVEVAAVDRPKMHLWESGIMRITRHPQMVGQVMWCLTHTIWIRNSIAVAAFVGLIGHNLFGV, translated from the exons ATGCTTGCTATGGGAAGAGATCCTCTTTTTATCCCTTGTGCTCCCAAAGCTTGCATCGAGTTATTACTCAGACAGGGTACTGAAATTGCTAGTTCTGGAGTTGTAGTATTAGGGAAAAGCAAGATCTCAGGGTTGCCGATTTCCTTATTATTGCAA AGTCACCTCGCAACTGTTAGCACATTGCATACATGTAGTGATAACCTGGAGATTGTAACTCGCCAGGCTGACATTATAGTATCAGATGTAGGAATTCCTGATATGGTTCGAGGTCATTGGCTGAAACCTGAAGCAGTTGTCATTGACATGGGGGCCAAGCAAGTCGAA GTAGCAGCAGTTGACAGGCCCAAAATGCATCTTTGGGAAAGTGGGATCATGAGAATTACTAGGCACCCGCAG ATGGTTGGGCAGGTGATGTGGTGTCTTACTCACACAATATGGATTAGGAACTCCATAGCAGTGGCAGCTTTTGTTGGTCTAATAGGTCATAATCTGTTCGGTGTTTGA
- the LOC141667108 gene encoding bifunctional protein FolD 1, mitochondrial-like isoform X2, with product MLAMGRDPLFIPCAPKACIELLLRQGTEIASSGVVVLGKSKISGLPISLLLQSHLATVSTLHTCSDNLEIVTRQADIIVSDVGIPDMVRGHWLKPEAVVIDMGAKQVEMVGQVMWCLTHTIWIRNSIAVAAFVGLIGHNLFGV from the exons ATGCTTGCTATGGGAAGAGATCCTCTTTTTATCCCTTGTGCTCCCAAAGCTTGCATCGAGTTATTACTCAGACAGGGTACTGAAATTGCTAGTTCTGGAGTTGTAGTATTAGGGAAAAGCAAGATCTCAGGGTTGCCGATTTCCTTATTATTGCAA AGTCACCTCGCAACTGTTAGCACATTGCATACATGTAGTGATAACCTGGAGATTGTAACTCGCCAGGCTGACATTATAGTATCAGATGTAGGAATTCCTGATATGGTTCGAGGTCATTGGCTGAAACCTGAAGCAGTTGTCATTGACATGGGGGCCAAGCAAGTCGAA ATGGTTGGGCAGGTGATGTGGTGTCTTACTCACACAATATGGATTAGGAACTCCATAGCAGTGGCAGCTTTTGTTGGTCTAATAGGTCATAATCTGTTCGGTGTTTGA